In Spirobacillus cienkowskii, a genomic segment contains:
- a CDS encoding chemotaxis protein CheA, which produces MADDFEKELINTFFQESDINLEEAEEVYLQFSENTPLDLLSRSFRLAHNLKGSAKAVGFLEVSEILHNLESLLLKLKNKEISVNNELVNLLLKANDKVKLIISELKNNNQYTSDYKILVSEIKDFIENRNSNQGVEQETGQNTEQEKQIVIEENPPIKEEFGFFGSDVPKKEEHPIIVSNNNINKVKKKENKKPENVDDVIRVSISRIERLQNNIGEIVIIESMIEEQINNKDFNELKNTYRLLYKITKEVQDIIMSLRLVSIKPVFQKLTRTAHDTSLFLNKKIDLKFNGEDTEIDKFILDEIADPLMHMIRNSIDHGIENEEIRISKNKATVGTINVTASHESGDLVLVVQDDGAGMNPQTIYESAVKKRLIKGTEKLTDEECYKLIFAPGFSTKAETTEISGRGVGMDVVKTTIDELNGKIEIKSKINEGTKFKIRIPLTIGIMDAFITEISNKKYVIPLNQVVECMSLSKCKIKYISNIDSIIILRNEEIPIFDLSEGFGNIKKENNSIKNTDKSVFIIKSNDKKIAAVVDKIIAIQSIVTKSLGEELRCEKGIVGSVILGDGKAAPILEIGDLVLSHSFQKNFQRSKNRIEL; this is translated from the coding sequence ATGGCAGACGATTTTGAAAAAGAATTGATAAACACGTTTTTTCAAGAGTCAGATATTAATCTTGAAGAAGCAGAAGAAGTTTATTTACAATTTTCAGAAAATACTCCTTTAGATCTATTGTCTCGAAGCTTTAGACTTGCGCACAATTTAAAAGGGAGCGCGAAGGCTGTTGGTTTTTTAGAAGTTTCAGAAATTCTTCATAATTTAGAATCCTTACTTTTAAAACTCAAAAATAAAGAAATTTCTGTTAACAATGAATTAGTCAATCTTTTATTAAAAGCAAATGATAAAGTTAAACTTATTATTAGTGAGTTAAAAAATAATAATCAATATACCTCAGATTACAAAATATTAGTTAGCGAAATAAAAGATTTTATTGAAAATAGAAATTCAAACCAAGGAGTAGAACAGGAAACGGGACAAAATACTGAACAAGAAAAACAAATTGTAATTGAAGAAAATCCTCCAATAAAAGAAGAATTTGGTTTTTTTGGTAGTGATGTACCTAAAAAAGAGGAACATCCAATTATTGTAAGTAATAATAATATTAATAAAGTTAAGAAAAAAGAAAATAAAAAACCAGAAAACGTAGATGACGTTATAAGAGTTTCTATATCTAGAATAGAAAGACTACAAAATAATATTGGAGAAATTGTAATTATTGAAAGCATGATCGAAGAGCAAATTAATAATAAAGACTTTAATGAACTAAAAAATACGTATAGGCTTCTTTATAAAATTACTAAAGAGGTTCAAGATATTATTATGAGTTTAAGATTGGTTTCAATCAAACCAGTTTTTCAAAAACTTACTAGAACAGCTCATGATACCTCATTATTTTTAAACAAAAAAATTGATTTAAAATTTAATGGAGAAGATACAGAGATTGATAAATTTATTTTAGATGAAATAGCAGATCCTTTAATGCATATGATTAGAAATTCTATTGACCATGGTATAGAAAACGAAGAAATTAGAATAAGTAAAAATAAAGCAACAGTTGGCACAATTAATGTAACGGCAAGTCATGAGTCTGGAGATCTTGTATTGGTTGTTCAAGATGATGGAGCAGGAATGAATCCTCAGACAATATACGAAAGTGCTGTGAAAAAAAGATTAATTAAAGGAACAGAAAAATTAACAGATGAAGAATGCTATAAATTAATTTTTGCTCCAGGCTTTTCGACAAAAGCAGAAACAACAGAAATTTCTGGGCGTGGAGTAGGAATGGATGTTGTTAAAACAACCATTGATGAATTAAATGGTAAAATAGAAATAAAATCAAAAATTAATGAAGGAACAAAATTTAAAATTAGAATTCCACTAACTATTGGAATAATGGATGCATTTATTACAGAAATTTCAAACAAAAAATATGTTATACCATTAAATCAAGTTGTTGAATGTATGAGTTTAAGTAAATGCAAAATTAAATATATATCAAATATTGATAGCATTATTATATTACGTAACGAAGAGATTCCTATTTTTGATTTGTCTGAAGGTTTTGGAAATATTAAAAAAGAAAATAATTCAATTAAAAATACCGATAAATCTGTTTTTATTATTAAAAGCAACGATAAAAAAATTGCTGCTGTAGTTGATAAAATAATTGCTATTCAGTCTATTGTGACAAAGTCCTTAGGAGAAGAGCTTCGTTGTGAAAAAGGCATAGTTGGCAGTGTTATTTTAGGTGATGGCAAAGCAGCACCAATTTTAGAAATTGGTGATTTGGTATTAAGTCATTCTTTTCAGAAAAATTTTCAGCGAAGTAAAAATAGGATTGAACTATGA
- a CDS encoding chemotaxis protein CheW, with product MTANHEIAKKINLTDERFLCFSLGHEVFSIPLLQVREVIAVPEFTQIPYTPNYFCGIMNLRGKVISVIDMRKKLSITSKGTEENSVIVCDLDNIIIGVLVDSVDSVINIEEEKILPKPDMQSSIFNDYIEGIVDIKGQIILLINLVKTLSIEDLVHLQKEGNG from the coding sequence ATGACAGCAAATCATGAGATTGCAAAAAAAATTAACTTAACAGACGAGCGTTTTCTTTGTTTTAGTTTAGGTCACGAAGTATTTAGTATTCCACTGCTTCAAGTGAGAGAAGTCATTGCGGTTCCAGAATTTACACAAATACCTTATACACCAAATTATTTTTGTGGAATTATGAATTTAAGAGGTAAAGTCATTAGTGTAATAGATATGCGAAAAAAATTAAGTATTACATCTAAGGGAACAGAAGAAAATTCTGTTATAGTTTGTGATTTAGACAATATTATAATTGGTGTATTGGTTGATTCTGTAGATTCTGTAATCAATATAGAAGAAGAAAAAATTCTACCAAAACCAGACATGCAATCGAGTATTTTTAATGATTACATTGAAGGTATTGTTGATATTAAGGGACAAATTATTTTGCTAATAAATTTGGTAAAAACTTTAAGCATTGAAGATTTGGTCCACTTGCAAAAAGAGGGGAATGGTTAA